From one Paenibacillus sp. FSL K6-1330 genomic stretch:
- a CDS encoding polymer-forming cytoskeletal protein: MKKKNKNKRAAQRTDTLIGPGSEVEGVLQCEDNLRIDGRFNGSIESQGCVTIGEEAIARSNISAREVIVAGKVYGDVTAENKLTITPTGQMYGDVYAASLIVMEGGLLNGASRMEHQTSTQEAAESTDTTLPLQRSEAG, from the coding sequence ATGAAAAAGAAAAACAAGAACAAGCGGGCTGCCCAGCGAACAGATACGCTGATTGGACCAGGTAGTGAAGTTGAGGGCGTGCTGCAATGCGAGGATAATCTGCGGATTGACGGGCGCTTTAACGGCTCCATCGAAAGCCAAGGCTGTGTAACTATCGGCGAAGAAGCGATTGCCCGCTCCAATATCTCCGCTCGGGAAGTTATCGTGGCCGGCAAGGTGTATGGCGATGTGACGGCGGAAAACAAACTGACCATCACACCTACGGGACAGATGTACGGGGATGTTTACGCCGCTTCCCTGATCGTTATGGAAGGCGGACTCCTCAATGGAGCAAGCCGAATGGAGCATCAAACCTCGACTCAAGAAGCTGCGGAGTCAACGGACACCACACTGCCGCTTCAGCGCTCGGAAGCAGGTTAA
- a CDS encoding ABC transporter permease, with the protein MNNFTRLVANENMKIYYRVRTWVMLAILLLFNAAMPIMLYYTNAPMDVWTVFTWTESFTIYLSTIFTVIIAADIVAGEFAGGTIKLLLIRPWSRGKILLSKFTSLILFGLLCAGITAVAGIAMSLLLFSGNTGLSDGFAGSSMNNSLLLLLTDTIQALVISLIAFMLSTVFRSGGLAIGLSLMLLFTKDIFGFIFNPERFEWAKYLLFLHIDLSGYIQSPVGPGGVGLSFSITILVVYCLLFMLISWLAFTKRDVAA; encoded by the coding sequence TTGAATAACTTTACCCGTCTTGTTGCCAATGAGAATATGAAAATTTACTATCGCGTAAGGACATGGGTCATGCTGGCGATTCTCCTCTTGTTTAATGCGGCCATGCCTATCATGCTGTACTATACGAATGCCCCGATGGATGTCTGGACCGTATTTACATGGACGGAGAGTTTCACCATCTACCTAAGTACAATATTTACGGTAATTATCGCTGCGGATATCGTGGCCGGGGAATTTGCCGGAGGCACCATCAAATTGCTGCTGATCCGGCCGTGGAGCCGAGGGAAGATTCTGTTGTCCAAATTCACATCCCTGATTCTATTCGGTCTGCTCTGTGCGGGAATTACGGCCGTGGCAGGGATCGCTATGTCGCTGCTGTTGTTTTCCGGCAACACCGGATTATCGGACGGATTCGCGGGATCATCGATGAACAACTCGCTGCTTCTCCTGTTGACCGATACGATCCAGGCGCTGGTCATCTCGTTAATTGCGTTTATGCTCTCTACGGTGTTTCGTTCTGGCGGTCTGGCGATTGGATTATCGCTGATGCTCTTGTTCACCAAGGATATTTTCGGTTTTATCTTTAATCCGGAGCGGTTTGAATGGGCGAAGTATTTACTCTTTCTCCACATCGACCTAAGCGGCTATATCCAATCGCCTGTCGGACCGGGAGGAGTGGGGCTGAGTTTCTCCATCACGATTCTGGTTGTTTATTGCTTGTTGTTCATGCTTATCTCTTGGTTGGCCTTTACGAAGAGAGACGTTGCAGCTTAA
- a CDS encoding ABC transporter ATP-binding protein, whose protein sequence is MKQEPLVRLLGVTKKISSKVLVDHVTLDIPPGQIFGFLGPNGAGKTTTIRMMVGLMSITQGDITIGGYSIRKNYEQAAAQIGAIVENPEMYKFLSGYNNLKHFARMMQGITKERIDEVVELVGLGNRIHEKVQTYSLGMRQRLGVAQALLHRPKLLILDEPTNGLDPQGIRELRDYLRRLTQEEGTTVFVSSHLLSEMELMCDTVGIIRHGKLIDIRQLRTAEGERVFEETAFTVNDADAAAALLQEYQASARDHRIIVRGDENMIADINAALVGAGIRVYAIQPVTRSLEDQFLEMTGGGSVVE, encoded by the coding sequence ATGAAGCAGGAACCGCTGGTAAGACTGCTCGGGGTTACGAAGAAAATCTCGTCCAAGGTTTTGGTAGATCATGTGACTTTAGATATCCCCCCTGGACAAATCTTCGGATTTCTTGGGCCGAACGGAGCAGGCAAGACAACGACCATTCGCATGATGGTCGGGCTGATGTCCATTACCCAAGGGGATATTACCATCGGGGGTTACAGCATACGGAAGAATTATGAACAGGCAGCCGCTCAGATTGGGGCGATTGTCGAGAACCCTGAGATGTATAAATTTTTGTCTGGTTATAACAATCTGAAGCATTTTGCGCGTATGATGCAAGGCATTACCAAAGAACGTATCGATGAGGTCGTGGAACTTGTCGGTCTCGGGAATCGGATTCATGAGAAAGTGCAGACCTATTCGCTGGGGATGCGCCAACGGCTTGGCGTGGCACAGGCACTGCTGCACCGGCCGAAGCTTCTGATCCTGGACGAGCCTACGAATGGCTTGGATCCGCAGGGCATTCGGGAGCTGCGTGATTATTTGCGCAGATTGACGCAGGAGGAAGGGACGACCGTATTCGTCTCCAGTCATTTGCTGTCTGAAATGGAACTGATGTGTGATACCGTTGGCATTATACGTCACGGCAAGCTGATTGATATCCGTCAGCTGCGTACGGCTGAGGGAGAACGGGTGTTTGAAGAGACCGCATTTACCGTCAATGATGCGGATGCAGCGGCAGCGCTGCTCCAGGAATATCAAGCGTCAGCCCGCGATCACCGAATCATTGTTCGCGGCGACGAGAATATGATTGCGGATATCAACGCGGCATTGGTTGGGGCAGGTATACGCGTATATGCCATTCAGCCGGTGACCCGTTCGCTAGAGGATCAATTTTTGGAAATGACGGGAGGGGGATCCGTTGTTGAATAA